The DNA window GTCCCAAGGAAGTTGTAGTTACTGGTGATTTTGATAATTGGAAGGGTACTTTGCCATTAGTCAAGTTACCTGGGAATGAAGGATTCACATTAACTGTTCCAATTCAACCgtcaaaaaaaacttcagaaaaattgtattttaaGTTTATCGTTGATGGTGTTTGGAGTACCAGCAACAATTATGGATTAGAAGCTAATGCTGAAGGTAttacaaataattttattgatttgGACACCACTACCGCTTCTACTATCATACCAGAATCAGGTTTACCAATTGTCACTGCAActaacaacagcaacatgcttaaaagaagaaagtccaaaaaaagaattaaaatcCAAAGAAGAATTAGAAAGAATAAATTGACTGGTGAAGAAACTGTAGttagtgaaaaaaaaaccattaTACATGACAGTTCTGTAAATGATGAAGGTGACGATGAAAATGACGAAGATTTCCAGGACGCTAGTAATATTTTGGACGAAACTATTAAAACTACTGATAGTACTCCTTCTCCTTCTCCCCATACTGCTTCTTCTAATTTTGCCACCACTTCAGGTATTGTTATCCCAAGTGACCCAAGTTCAATTAAGGAATTAAATAATCCAATTCCATTAGTTGATGAACCAAAAAAGATGACAAGCATTAACAGCGAggctaaaaaaattgaaaatgaaaataactTTAAGCACACTGTATTACCTAGAGAAGACACTAAATTTAACTCTTTGGCCGGTGAACCGGGTCTTGTTTTCCCTAGACCTGAGGATGGTGTTATTAAAGAATTTAGTGAAACGCGTGATGTTGACCAAGATGAATTAAACACtaaattaaacaaacaacTAGATGAAGATTCTACTTTTCTTCATAACAGTACTTCCCCAAAAGATGAAGGGAGTAATAGAAATGCTGATATTAACACTGCATCTGACGATGTTGCCgctgaaaaaaataaattagcAGGTTCAACTGCTTTTACTGATGGTAGAAATGGAAAAGGAGAAACTCATGCTGCAACGGCTAGTGATAGCTTTAAATTAGGATCTTTACCACGTGAAGAATATCCTAAAACAGCCACGATTTCCGGTGAGCCGGGTATTcaaataccaaaaaatccagaaaatattaaagcGTTTAGTGAATTTAGCAATAATGAAAAGGATATTGATgctttaaacaaaaatttgaaCTCAGAAATTGCTAAAGAAGCTGCTGATGTTGGATTTGATTCTGCTGCTGCAGAAAAGATtgataaagatattaatCCAATTGGTGATCTGGAATTAAAGACTAAAACCCTGGATACTAGTAAAAATGGTTTTAACCCCTTTAATTTAGAAAGAGATGCTGAAGATATTTTGGGTACTCAAACTGCTGGCTTAACCAATATCAGTGAAACTTTGGAACCATTATCTTTGGATTCTGAagccaaaaaaattttggataATAAGACTGTGACTGCCGCAACAGCAGCAGAGTCGCAACTTGGAAACAGTTTGATTTCCACATCTGGTAAATCTCGCAAGGTTGATTTGGAAAGTAGCTTAGCTAATCCTAacgacaataataataataataatgataatgagtTTTTAGAAGATGTTAAGGCAAAAGGGAAGGAACAACAAGAGAAAGTAATGAGTGAACCTGACTTAGTTTCCCGGGGCGAACACAGTTTGGAAAACACTACTGTCAACtctgaaataaaaaatactgCTTCATCAACCGGTCTATCTGAAAATGCGGTTAacaatgaaataaaaaaagctaCTGAAGGTGTCTCGATTTCTGATGTTGTTGATAACACTGGACTAGAATCTGCTGCTGAGTCCAATCTTGGCAAGAAAAGTACTggtattgaaaaaaatctagAAAATGCTGCTTCTCTAAAAACAGGGCTTACTCATGATGTTACTGCTGTTCCTGGCTCAAATTCTGATATagttaatgaaaaaattaaggaGTATTCTACACAAGATGGAATTCAAGGTGAGCTCAAAAATGAAACGCAACAATTGAACGCTAAAGTAGCCAGTCTTGAAAAGGAACAAAAAAGTGGCTTAACTTCTGTGAAAGACTCAGCTACTGATATATCAGCTAACATAAAATCTGAACCAAACAATTTGGTCGCTCATACCAAGAAGAatattgatgataatgTTAACATTGCTTCTACAAATATAAACTCTGAACCAAGCAATTTAACTACTAATGTCAAAAAGAACATCCATGATAATGTTGATACTACTGCTACGAATATAAAATCTAAATCAAGTAATTTGATTACTAAtggtaaaaaagaaattgatgATAACGTTGCTGCTGCTAGTGACTTTTTGAATGGTAATCTATCCAGTGGTAATACCGATAAAACTGTTGGTACATCTGATAGCGATAACAAGATGACATCTGTTTCTGGTGGCCCAGGGTTGGTTATTCCAAATAAATCACAAACTGACAACGCTTTTAATAAGGTACGTGACGATGTGGACCAAGAGGAATTGAGTACCAAATTAAATGatgaattaaaacaaaaagaggGTAAGAATGTCTCCGATTTTGTTAAACCATTATCATCCAAGATTAGCAGTAGTGCTGCTGCTAAAACTGTTGGTGCTGCTGGTGATTTTTTGAATGGTAATCTATCCAGTGGTAATACCGATAAAACTGTTGATACATCTGATAGCGATAACAAGATGACATCTGTTTCTGGTGGCCCAGGGTTGGTTATTCCAAATAAATCACAAACTGACAGCGCTTTTAATAAGGTACGTGACGATGTGGACCAAGAGGAATTGAGTACCAAATTAAATGatgaattaaaacaaaaagaggGTAAGAATGTCTCCGATTTTGTTAAACCATTATCATCCAAGATTAGCAGtactgctgctgctgttaGTACCACAGCTGACGAGAATAATACAGCATTAAACAAAGAAGATGATGCTTTAGAAAATTCTACTACTTCTCCCGCTGAACCAATGTTAAAATCCACCATTACTAAGACAAATACTGATGAGGACTTTGTTTCCGCACATGAGGATAATGTTTTAAGCAGGAAATCTAGTAGTGCTAGTAGTTTTAAGAATACTGTTGAAAATACCGAAAACAACGAGGGAAAAGATAATAGCAGAACTCTGGACCCAGCTATTATTGGTGATAACCCAATGGATAAATCTGATATTTCTACTTCTAATATTGAAAACGCAACAGAAAAACGGACAACAAAACGTACTGGTATTAACATTAATCCACTTATGAAAAATGGTAGTAAGGATGATGAAAAGAAGGAACCTAAGCGTAGAGAAAGTTTATTAACAAGAATTGAACACGGTATGCATTTACCAGAAACTTCTGCAAATAAAGAAACACAAGAAAAAGCCATTGCTGGTGTGAAGAAagttgaaaatgaagaaaagCAGAAAAAAAGCAAGGGCAAACATGAAAAGGAGAGAGTTGATTCTACTGAATCTAAGGCGCAAGAAGTTGGTGTTTCCAAAACCGGTGATAAGTTTCttgataaagaaaaaagcgTAAAGGAAACGATTAAAAGTAAGGAAGAAGAGGGAGAAAAAGACgtgaaaggaaaaattaaaacagaaaaatcTGTTTCCAAACATTCTTCACCTAAACCAACCAAGAATACCACAACTGATTCTGTTAAAAACCATGGTGATAAACCCTCAGTTAAAAAAGATCGTCACCAAAGTTCCAGTaccaaaaagaagaaatcgAGTAGTAAAAGCGGTTCATCCAAAAAGAAACCAAGTGGTACCAAGAGCACTTCTTCTAAAAAGCAACCTTCTTCCACTTCTACCTCTAAAACAATGAAtgaaaagaaggaaaagaaacatGGGTTTTTTAGCAAATTAAAGAAGATTTTTGATTGAAGTTGAAGGTTTGTTgctgttttattttattttattttattttaattttttttttttttttgttgttgttttttatttttgtaaaatttctaaatataaaaacagtAAAAAATACGTtgtaataattaatttttaaaaaaaagttgtatACTTTTCGAGACATATTTTCTGTTAAGATGAgatatttttatgaaaatGGGAAGGAAAGTTTTCTCAATCTAGACAAAAAGCACAAGGAAGAAAACTTTATGAAATAAACCTTCACCACATTGAAAATAAGTAATAGTTGAAATaagcaaaagaaaaattttttaacgtttcttttttttaattttttatttttatttttatttttatttttatttttattttttttttttttttttttttttttttttgggttcAACTTTAAGCCATATAGaaagaataatttttcattttaaagaaatattttgtaGCATGATGAACTTCTCTttagttctttttttttacagttttttttttttatgtctaatatataaaatatgcATTACAAATAAACTTGAAAAAACGCCTTCCCCATCCACACGTTATGactaaagaagaagaacaacaaaaaaaaaaagaaaaagaaatcgATGCTACAAATACCCAAATTCAGGAAGCTTTGAGTgattcaacaaaaaaaagaaaagcagaggatgaaattgaaattgaTTTATCTAAGGGTGTTCCATTAtccaaaaaacaaaagagaTTATTAAGAAGGGGTAAAGTAACATTggaagaaataaataaaaaatataacattGATCCAGCTTCTCTTGCCGAATtcgaaaaggaaaataaggaaaaaacCGAAAAAGTTGCTGTTGCCAGTTCTACTGAAAAAACAGAGGAATCCAAATCCGCATCTCCATCAAAACAAGCCAAAAAGTACGGCGTTTGGATTGGGAATTTGTCATTTGATACTACAAAGGAAGATATAATTAGATTTTTGACCGctaaaattgaaat is part of the Saccharomycodes ludwigii strain NBRC 1722 chromosome III, whole genome shotgun sequence genome and encodes:
- the MDG1 gene encoding Mdg1p (similar to Saccharomyces cerevisiae YNL173C | MDG1 | Multicopy suppressor of Defective G-protein (paralog of YHR146W | CRP1)) → MSTVTFTWPSGPKEVVVTGDFDNWKGTLPLVKLPGNEGFTLTVPIQPSKKTSEKLYFKFIVDGVWSTSNNYGLEANAEGITNNFIDLDTTTASTIIPESGLPIVTATNNSNMLKRRKSKKRIKIQRRIRKNKLTGEETVVSEKKTIIHDSSVNDEGDDENDEDFQDASNILDETIKTTDSTPSPSPHTASSNFATTSGIVIPSDPSSIKELNNPIPLVDEPKKMTSINSEAKKIENENNFKHTVLPREDTKFNSLAGEPGLVFPRPEDGVIKEFSETRDVDQDELNTKLNKQLDEDSTFLHNSTSPKDEGSNRNADINTASDDVAAEKNKLAGSTAFTDGRNGKGETHAATASDSFKLGSLPREEYPKTATISGEPGIQIPKNPENIKAFSEFSNNEKDIDALNKNLNSEIAKEAADVGFDSAAAEKIDKDINPIGDLELKTKTLDTSKNGFNPFNLERDAEDILGTQTAGLTNISETLEPLSLDSEAKKILDNKTVTAATAAESQLGNSLISTSGKSRKVDLESSLANPNDNNNNNNDNEFLEDVKAKGKEQQEKVMSEPDLVSRGEHSLENTTVNSEIKNTASSTGLSENAVNNEIKKATEGVSISDVVDNTGLESAAESNLGKKSTGIEKNLENAASLKTGLTHDVTAVPGSNSDIVNEKIKEYSTQDGIQGELKNETQQLNAKVASLEKEQKSGLTSVKDSATDISANIKSEPNNLVAHTKKNIDDNVNIASTNINSEPSNLTTNVKKNIHDNVDTTATNIKSKSSNLITNGKKEIDDNVAAASDFLNGNLSSGNTDKTVGTSDSDNKMTSVSGGPGLVIPNKSQTDNAFNKVRDDVDQEELSTKLNDELKQKEGKNVSDFVKPLSSKISSSAAAKTVGAAGDFLNGNLSSGNTDKTVDTSDSDNKMTSVSGGPGLVIPNKSQTDSAFNKVRDDVDQEELSTKLNDELKQKEGKNVSDFVKPLSSKISSTAAAVSTTADENNTALNKEDDALENSTTSPAEPMLKSTITKTNTDEDFVSAHEDNVLSRKSSSASSFKNTVENTENNEGKDNSRTLDPAIIGDNPMDKSDISTSNIENATEKRTTKRTGININPLMKNGSKDDEKKEPKRRESLLTRIEHGMHLPETSANKETQEKAIAGVKKVENEEKQKKSKGKHEKERVDSTESKAQEVGVSKTGDKFLDKEKSVKETIKSKEEEGEKDVKGKIKTEKSVSKHSSPKPTKNTTTDSVKNHGDKPSVKKDRHQSSSTKKKKSSSKSGSSKKKPSGTKSTSSKKQPSSTSTSKTMNEKKEKKHGFFSKLKKIFD